The following proteins come from a genomic window of Azoarcus sp. PA01:
- a CDS encoding S8 family serine peptidase: protein MNNTPMNVRPNHSRRASPQRRSISLMLALALAGSGGSMAAYAASDTAAWVPGRILVQPRPGLPEAALEKILKAHGGKSVGRIDAIDVHIVQLPPNASEKAVAALLSKNKHLKFAEPDMIVPPDSTNDPYYSKAWHLPKIGAPTAWSTSTGEQIVIAILDSGVDSRHPDLAGKLLPGWNFYDGNSNTADVTGHGTKVAGTAAAASNNSVGVASVAGGAMILPGRIASTSGTASYSTMAKGVTWAADNGARVANVSYSGARGSLTVQNAGQYLKSKGGILVTSAGNSGGEEAVAPSDTLIAVSGTTSSDVKASWSSYGSYVDVAAPGAGIYTTVNGGGYGSVSGTSFASPAAAGVVALMMAANSSLSPDDIAGYLFSTAVDLGNAGFDKYYGHGRINAAAAVQAAVAAEAKDTTAPNVSIVSPASGAAVQGLVTVDVTASDNIAVSHVELLANGAKVASAASAPYGFSWDSTTVADGAATLTVHAYDAAGNYTSRAVNVTVANAATSSTADTVAPAALISNPGDGSKVSGNITVQAHAFDNVGVSSMRLYIDGSLVSSAPGNSLSYRWNTRKIAAGAHAVTVEAQDAAGNTGSETVSVAR, encoded by the coding sequence ATGAACAACACGCCCATGAACGTCCGCCCCAACCACTCCCGGCGGGCGTCACCGCAGCGCCGCAGTATTTCGCTCATGCTCGCGCTGGCACTGGCCGGTTCGGGAGGCTCGATGGCGGCATACGCGGCGAGCGACACCGCCGCGTGGGTGCCCGGACGAATCCTGGTCCAGCCCCGACCGGGCCTGCCGGAAGCCGCTCTCGAGAAAATCCTCAAAGCGCACGGCGGCAAATCGGTCGGGCGCATCGACGCGATCGACGTCCATATCGTCCAGTTGCCGCCGAATGCGTCCGAGAAAGCGGTCGCCGCGCTGCTGAGCAAGAACAAGCATCTGAAGTTCGCCGAGCCGGACATGATCGTGCCGCCGGACAGCACCAACGATCCCTATTACTCGAAGGCCTGGCACCTCCCGAAGATCGGCGCACCGACCGCGTGGAGCACCAGTACCGGCGAGCAAATCGTCATTGCAATCCTGGATTCGGGCGTCGATAGCAGGCATCCCGATCTCGCCGGCAAGCTGCTGCCCGGCTGGAATTTCTATGATGGCAATTCGAACACTGCCGATGTCACCGGCCACGGTACGAAAGTAGCCGGAACCGCTGCGGCGGCGAGCAACAACAGCGTCGGAGTCGCTTCAGTGGCTGGCGGCGCAATGATTCTTCCTGGGCGCATCGCCAGTACGAGCGGTACTGCATCGTACAGCACGATGGCAAAAGGCGTGACGTGGGCGGCCGACAACGGCGCGCGCGTGGCTAACGTCAGCTACAGCGGTGCCCGAGGGTCGTTGACCGTGCAGAACGCCGGGCAATATCTGAAGAGCAAGGGCGGGATACTGGTCACCTCCGCCGGAAACTCGGGTGGCGAGGAAGCCGTTGCTCCGAGCGACACGCTGATCGCCGTATCCGGCACCACGAGCAGCGATGTCAAGGCAAGCTGGTCGAGTTACGGCAGCTACGTGGACGTCGCTGCCCCCGGAGCCGGCATCTATACGACGGTGAACGGCGGCGGCTATGGCTCCGTGAGCGGGACCTCGTTCGCGAGTCCGGCTGCCGCAGGGGTCGTCGCCCTGATGATGGCGGCCAATTCCTCGCTCTCGCCGGATGACATCGCCGGATACCTGTTCTCGACCGCCGTCGACCTGGGGAATGCCGGCTTCGACAAATACTACGGACACGGCCGAATCAATGCGGCGGCTGCAGTGCAGGCGGCTGTCGCGGCCGAGGCGAAGGATACGACAGCGCCGAACGTGAGCATTGTTTCTCCCGCGAGCGGCGCAGCGGTGCAGGGCCTGGTGACCGTCGACGTGACGGCGAGCGACAACATCGCAGTCAGCCATGTCGAGTTGCTGGCGAACGGGGCGAAGGTCGCCAGCGCCGCGAGCGCGCCTTACGGTTTCAGCTGGGACAGCACCACGGTGGCCGACGGCGCCGCCACGCTAACCGTGCACGCCTACGACGCGGCAGGCAATTACACTTCGCGCGCCGTCAACGTGACGGTGGCCAACGCCGCCACGTCGAGCACTGCTGACACGGTTGCTCCGGCAGCCCTGATCAGCAACCCCGGCGACGGCAGCAAGGTTAGCGGCAACATTACCGTGCAGGCCCACGCTTTCGATAACGTCGGCGTATCGTCGATGCGCCTGTACATTGACGGCTCGCTCGTCAGCAGCGCCCCCGGGAACAGCCTGAGTTATCGCTGGAATACGAGGAAGATCGCCGCGGGCGCGCATGCGGTGACGGTGGAGGCGCAAGATGCCGCCGGAAACACGGGCAGCGAGACCGTGTCGGTTGCACGCTGA
- a CDS encoding choice-of-anchor N protein, whose translation MKIVHNTLAAALSLAFAGAVHAQPTLQLDILNGVYDSVTETVVAQGDTFTLYAYLIPDGSNMVTDTYGLSMAVVPPTGPADSELGSFTFNGATIDVTADMTYGVPPIETVATQLFDPGDLGTHGIFETFFFEHTFNFVGAAESGEYNTQDDAGQGPIAGSGMFYQAFTIDVGDLDESVSIHFDLYNLEICTSTAGQCNIVGDVDLSQFAPFSHDAQSGPGGGGGGGGEEVPEPGTTLLLGAGLLGLWAMRRRKTGV comes from the coding sequence ATGAAAATCGTGCATAACACTTTAGCGGCCGCATTGAGTCTTGCCTTCGCAGGCGCAGTGCACGCGCAACCGACTTTGCAGTTGGACATCCTCAACGGCGTCTACGATTCCGTTACCGAAACTGTCGTCGCGCAGGGCGATACGTTCACGCTATATGCCTATCTGATTCCCGACGGGTCAAACATGGTGACCGACACCTACGGGCTGTCGATGGCTGTTGTTCCCCCGACGGGACCGGCGGATTCGGAGTTGGGATCATTTACCTTCAACGGCGCCACGATCGACGTTACGGCGGACATGACCTATGGCGTGCCGCCCATCGAAACCGTTGCAACGCAGCTCTTCGATCCCGGTGATCTCGGCACTCACGGCATCTTTGAAACCTTCTTCTTCGAACACACGTTCAATTTTGTCGGAGCTGCCGAGTCCGGGGAGTACAACACGCAGGACGACGCCGGCCAGGGTCCGATCGCAGGTAGCGGCATGTTCTATCAGGCTTTTACGATCGACGTCGGGGATCTCGACGAAAGCGTTTCGATCCACTTCGATCTGTATAATCTTGAAATCTGCACTTCGACCGCTGGACAGTGCAACATCGTCGGTGACGTCGATCTGTCCCAGTTCGCGCCGTTCTCCCATGATGCGCAGAGCGGCCCCGGCGGTGGCGGCGGGGGCGGAGGAGAGGAAGTTCCCGAGCCCGGCACGACCCTCCTCCTCGGAGCCGGCCTGCTGGGATTGTGGGCGATGCGCCGCAGGAAAACTGGCGTGTGA
- the gspG gene encoding type II secretion system major pseudopilin GspG, producing MTATRQPQSGAARFPRRPRGFTLLELLVVMVIIGLLAGYVGPRFFAQIGKSEVKTARAQIDALEKALDQYRLDLGHYPSTDQGLDALVNAPGEERWEGPYLRKAVPNDPWGKSYEYRYPGERSEFDLYSFGADGQPGGEGDGADVVNW from the coding sequence ATGACTGCAACTCGGCAGCCGCAGAGTGGGGCTGCGCGTTTCCCCCGCCGCCCGCGCGGCTTCACCCTGCTCGAACTGCTCGTCGTGATGGTCATCATCGGCCTTCTCGCCGGCTACGTCGGCCCGCGCTTTTTCGCGCAGATCGGCAAATCCGAAGTCAAGACCGCGCGCGCGCAGATCGACGCACTGGAAAAGGCGCTCGACCAGTACCGCCTCGACCTCGGCCACTATCCTTCGACCGACCAGGGCCTCGATGCGCTGGTGAACGCGCCGGGCGAGGAACGCTGGGAAGGCCCTTACTTGCGCAAGGCCGTGCCCAATGATCCGTGGGGCAAGTCCTATGAGTATCGCTATCCGGGCGAACGCAGCGAGTTCGACCTCTACTCTTTCGGCGCCGACGGCCAACCCGGCGGCGAAGGCGACGGGGCGGATGTGGTGAACTGGTAA
- a CDS encoding type II secretion system F family protein: protein MLALLRAGIPLAEAISALAEGEGRRAVRAVLLKLQGALREGRSLSTALEGASEAFPSFYIAMVRAAERTSDLDLALERYIAYQQQVETLRGKLVSAAIYPALLLAVGGLVVLFLLGYVVPRFSHIYADVGSNLPWLSRVLLDWGQFVEHHAVGLGVVVLGAVFVTIAAVRAPTLRAAAGRQLWKLPMLGKRLKVFQLARFYRTLGMLLSGGIPAITALRMVAGLLSPGLRSSLELAIEGIREGRAFSATLAAHGLTTRVALHMLEVGERAGNLGEMLTRSAEFHENDTARQVEWLTRLFGPLLMLIIGCAIGLIVVLMYLPIFQLAETIG from the coding sequence ATGCTCGCCCTGCTGCGCGCCGGCATTCCGCTCGCCGAGGCGATTTCCGCGCTGGCCGAAGGGGAAGGCCGCCGGGCGGTGCGCGCAGTGCTGTTGAAACTGCAAGGCGCGCTGCGCGAAGGGCGCTCGCTGTCGACTGCACTGGAAGGGGCGTCCGAAGCGTTTCCCTCGTTCTACATCGCGATGGTTCGCGCAGCCGAACGCACCAGCGACCTCGACCTCGCGCTGGAGCGTTACATCGCGTACCAGCAACAGGTCGAGACGCTGCGCGGCAAGCTCGTGAGCGCGGCGATCTACCCGGCGTTGCTGCTGGCGGTCGGCGGGCTGGTCGTGCTTTTCCTGCTGGGCTACGTGGTGCCGCGCTTCTCGCATATCTACGCCGACGTCGGCAGCAATCTTCCGTGGCTGTCGCGGGTGCTGCTCGACTGGGGCCAGTTCGTCGAACACCATGCGGTCGGGCTGGGTGTCGTCGTGCTGGGAGCCGTTTTCGTCACGATCGCCGCGGTGCGCGCTCCGACGCTGCGCGCGGCGGCCGGTCGCCAGCTCTGGAAGCTGCCGATGCTGGGCAAGCGCCTGAAGGTGTTCCAGCTCGCGCGCTTTTACCGCACGCTCGGTATGCTGCTGTCAGGAGGAATTCCGGCGATCACCGCGCTGCGCATGGTCGCTGGCCTGCTTTCGCCGGGGCTGCGCAGCAGCCTCGAGCTCGCGATCGAAGGCATTCGCGAAGGCCGCGCATTTTCCGCGACGCTCGCGGCCCACGGCCTCACGACCCGGGTGGCGCTGCACATGCTGGAAGTGGGCGAACGCGCCGGCAACCTCGGCGAGATGCTGACCCGCTCGGCGGAGTTCCACGAGAACGACACCGCGCGGCAGGTCGAATGGCTCACGCGTCTTTTCGGACCGCTGCTGATGCTCATCATCGGCTGCGCGATCGGCCTGATCGTCGTGCTGATGTACCTGCCGATCTTCCAACTGGCCGAAACCATCGGATGA
- a CDS encoding GspE/PulE family protein: protein MNCEAVIPGHELSRLERPPFSANELAAARAAGGRLLDALAQLEAAPAERLARLGATVDLPVVEAARLMKLAPDFAAIDFETALRRECVAVRDEDGALLVVLADPFDDDLLDGLGARLVEPFTLALADRDDLGGCLARHEDEVRRAAGVTDSRETGGGGDDVEDLSLRRISADASPVVKLVNSTLYDALKQGASDIHLEAVPGGLVIKYRVDGVLSRVGGASGNELAEQAISRLKVMAELDIAESRVPQDGRFKAQAGGREIDFRVSIMPSIHGEDAVLRILDKEHLTREMSGLTLEALGFDPGSRDLLRRLAGEPYGMLLVTGPTGSGKTTTLYAVLGETNHGLDKIVTIEDPVEYQLAGVLQIPVNEKKGLTFARGLRSILRHDPDKIMVGEIRDPDTAEIAVQAALTGHLVFTTVHANSVFDVIGRFMHMGIDPYNLVGALNGVVAQRLVRINCPHCSGDVVPDAQLVAASQLGDSAGFRYRAGSGCGHCRGSGYRGRRAVAEVLLLDDELRELIVSRAPLRTMKEAAHRRGFRSLRTAVTQLVEKGETTLQELNRVTLLG from the coding sequence ATGAACTGCGAAGCCGTGATCCCCGGGCATGAGCTGTCACGCTTGGAGCGCCCACCGTTCTCCGCGAACGAACTCGCCGCTGCGCGCGCAGCCGGAGGCCGGTTGCTCGATGCGCTGGCGCAGCTCGAAGCGGCGCCCGCCGAGCGGCTGGCGCGTCTCGGCGCAACCGTCGATCTGCCTGTCGTCGAGGCTGCCCGCCTGATGAAACTCGCTCCCGATTTCGCCGCGATCGACTTCGAGACTGCGCTGCGCCGCGAATGCGTCGCCGTGCGTGACGAGGACGGCGCGCTGCTGGTGGTGCTGGCCGATCCGTTCGATGACGATCTGCTCGATGGCCTCGGCGCGCGTCTGGTCGAGCCTTTCACGCTGGCGCTCGCGGACCGTGACGACCTCGGCGGCTGTCTCGCGCGCCACGAGGACGAAGTGCGCCGCGCTGCCGGCGTGACCGACAGCCGTGAAACCGGCGGTGGCGGCGATGACGTCGAGGACCTGTCGCTGCGCCGCATCAGCGCCGACGCGAGTCCGGTCGTGAAGCTGGTCAATTCCACCCTCTACGACGCGCTCAAGCAAGGCGCGAGCGACATCCACCTCGAAGCGGTGCCCGGCGGCCTCGTCATCAAGTATCGCGTCGACGGCGTCCTGTCCCGCGTCGGCGGCGCTTCGGGCAACGAGCTGGCCGAACAGGCGATTTCGCGCCTCAAAGTGATGGCCGAGCTCGACATCGCCGAAAGCCGCGTCCCGCAGGACGGTCGCTTCAAGGCGCAGGCAGGTGGACGCGAGATCGACTTCCGGGTGTCGATCATGCCGAGCATCCACGGCGAGGACGCAGTACTGCGCATCCTCGACAAGGAACACCTCACGCGCGAAATGAGCGGCTTGACGCTCGAAGCACTCGGCTTCGATCCCGGCTCGCGCGACCTGCTGCGCCGCCTCGCCGGCGAGCCTTACGGCATGCTCCTCGTCACCGGCCCGACCGGCAGCGGCAAGACGACGACGCTCTACGCAGTGCTCGGCGAAACCAACCACGGCCTGGACAAGATCGTCACGATCGAGGACCCGGTCGAATATCAGCTCGCCGGCGTGCTGCAGATTCCGGTGAATGAAAAAAAAGGCCTCACCTTCGCCCGCGGCCTGCGTTCGATCCTGCGCCACGACCCGGACAAGATCATGGTCGGCGAGATCCGCGACCCCGATACCGCCGAGATCGCCGTGCAGGCTGCGCTCACCGGCCACCTGGTGTTCACGACCGTGCACGCCAACAGCGTGTTCGACGTGATCGGCCGCTTCATGCACATGGGGATCGACCCCTACAACCTCGTCGGAGCCCTGAACGGCGTGGTCGCCCAGCGCCTCGTGCGGATCAACTGCCCGCACTGCAGCGGGGATGTCGTCCCCGACGCGCAGCTCGTCGCCGCGTCGCAACTCGGCGACAGCGCAGGCTTCCGTTACCGCGCCGGCTCCGGTTGCGGCCACTGTCGCGGCTCGGGCTACCGCGGCCGCCGGGCGGTCGCCGAAGTGCTGCTCCTCGACGACGAGCTGCGCGAACTGATCGTCAGCCGCGCGCCCCTGCGCACGATGAAAGAGGCCGCGCATCGTCGCGGCTTCCGCTCGTTGCGCACTGCCGTCACGCAGCTGGTGGAAAAAGGGGAAACGACTCTTCAGGAGCTGAACCGTGTCACGCTCCTCGGCTGA
- a CDS encoding PilN domain-containing protein — protein sequence MALIRGAPAPLALDFAPIRRRPGWLGWVLLSVGLVAVGIELLAFEAARVDLAEREAIVARLRHQLQRKLSAAPAAPSAPLSAKEAQAAIKVAAQTNADWSGLFTGLARARSDDVALLEIHANAPGGTLTLVGEAPALGAAFDHLRRLQQQDGLRDTRIGRHEWTSGDGGDVVRFATSARWGNAQ from the coding sequence ATGGCCCTGATCCGGGGCGCCCCCGCGCCGCTGGCCCTCGATTTCGCGCCGATTCGCCGCCGCCCCGGCTGGCTCGGCTGGGTACTGCTGAGCGTCGGGCTAGTCGCAGTCGGCATCGAGCTGCTGGCGTTCGAAGCGGCCCGCGTCGACCTCGCCGAGCGCGAAGCGATCGTCGCCCGCCTGCGCCACCAGCTGCAGCGCAAGCTCTCGGCGGCCCCCGCGGCGCCGTCGGCTCCCCTTTCGGCGAAGGAAGCCCAGGCAGCGATCAAGGTCGCGGCGCAAACGAACGCGGACTGGAGCGGACTTTTCACCGGTCTCGCCCGCGCGCGCAGCGACGACGTCGCGCTTCTCGAAATCCATGCCAACGCGCCTGGCGGAACCTTGACGCTCGTCGGCGAGGCGCCCGCGCTCGGCGCCGCGTTCGACCATCTTCGCCGCCTGCAGCAACAAGACGGGCTGCGCGACACCCGCATCGGTCGGCATGAATGGACGAGCGGCGACGGGGGCGATGTCGTGCGGTTTGCAACCAGCGCGCGCTGGGGAAATGCGCAATGA